Proteins co-encoded in one Metabacillus sp. KUDC1714 genomic window:
- a CDS encoding immune inhibitor A domain-containing protein, whose amino-acid sequence MKKGKAIKTAMAMALGLSTFALGAFSPAQKVAAETALKEVTAPTLGVTADLGMANDERLIEMLKKQGKISKNATQAQADKALQEYLKGKNKVGSAKDKLPKPIEKLEGSDESTNQGLKNGNGNKLGQAKKNKVDSVVQEDYTGAVREDKVLVLAIDFPDYKQGSITKEETDMFYEDYPLEHFQSMIFGDDGYEGPNGESLVSMKQYYEKQSGESYTVEGQVAGWYTAEHPASYYGGNDPAPDGNDARPRELVYEALKKASADPNVNLTEYDQWDRDDYDGDGVYAEPDGIIDHLMVIHAGVGEEAGGGKLAGDAIWSHRSKLSTGPVAVPNATSNSDRFGGLLGAWDYTIEPEDGAAGVFAHEYGHDLGLPDEYDTIYSGAGEPVEYWSIMSAGSWAGKIPGTEPTGFSPYAKEFLQAAHGGNWLTGTTINGADVTSEGTTILLDEAVTKGTNQDAVRVNLPDKKTIVNTPASGQFEYFSGSGDELDHSMTTSVDLTSATSAELTFKAWYDIEADWDYASVQVKEAGASEWTAISGNITTTENPNEQNPGHGITGNSNGWVDANFDLSAYKGKTIEVKFNYWTDVAVAMPGFYVDDIVIKADGNTLVNDNAEGDSAFTFAGFKKDEGTFSSENYYLLEWRSHNDVDAGLAHIRRGASLMSFDPGLVVWYVDNSYDNNWTGIHPGEGFLGLVDADQHTNYWSDGTVASARYQLNDAAFSLDKSSKMFLDYSSINGLTLKDNFTQRNPLFDDSADYSNKGLVDAGRNVPNTGLKFRVVGESEDGTVGKVMIFK is encoded by the coding sequence TTGAAGAAGGGGAAAGCAATAAAAACCGCTATGGCAATGGCACTAGGGCTAAGCACATTTGCGCTAGGGGCCTTTTCACCTGCGCAGAAGGTAGCCGCTGAAACAGCATTAAAAGAAGTGACGGCACCGACTCTCGGTGTAACCGCTGATTTAGGTATGGCCAATGATGAGAGATTAATCGAAATGCTTAAAAAGCAAGGGAAGATTTCTAAAAATGCTACTCAAGCTCAAGCAGATAAGGCCTTGCAAGAGTATCTTAAAGGGAAAAATAAAGTAGGTTCAGCTAAAGATAAACTACCAAAGCCAATTGAGAAGCTTGAAGGTTCTGATGAGTCCACTAATCAAGGCTTAAAAAATGGCAATGGCAACAAGCTTGGACAAGCAAAGAAAAATAAGGTTGATTCTGTCGTACAAGAGGATTACACAGGAGCTGTTCGTGAGGATAAGGTTCTTGTGCTTGCGATAGATTTTCCTGACTATAAGCAAGGTTCAATTACAAAGGAAGAAACAGACATGTTTTATGAGGATTATCCACTTGAGCACTTCCAGAGTATGATCTTTGGTGATGATGGCTATGAAGGTCCAAATGGAGAAAGCCTTGTCTCAATGAAACAGTACTATGAGAAGCAATCAGGTGAGAGCTATACCGTTGAAGGGCAGGTAGCTGGCTGGTATACCGCTGAACATCCTGCAAGCTATTATGGAGGGAATGATCCTGCGCCTGACGGCAATGATGCACGCCCGCGTGAATTAGTTTATGAAGCACTGAAAAAAGCATCAGCAGATCCTAATGTTAATTTAACAGAATACGACCAATGGGATCGCGATGATTATGATGGTGATGGTGTGTATGCTGAGCCAGACGGGATTATTGATCATTTAATGGTGATTCATGCAGGTGTTGGTGAAGAGGCTGGGGGCGGCAAGCTTGCTGGTGATGCAATTTGGTCCCATCGTTCTAAGTTAAGTACGGGTCCTGTTGCGGTTCCAAATGCAACGTCTAATAGTGACCGCTTCGGTGGTTTGTTAGGTGCTTGGGATTATACAATTGAACCAGAAGATGGCGCAGCTGGTGTGTTCGCGCATGAATATGGCCATGATTTAGGCCTTCCAGATGAATATGACACAATCTATAGTGGTGCAGGTGAGCCTGTTGAATACTGGTCGATTATGTCAGCGGGCAGCTGGGCAGGGAAAATTCCTGGAACAGAACCAACTGGTTTTAGCCCATATGCAAAAGAATTTCTACAGGCAGCACATGGTGGTAACTGGTTAACGGGAACAACAATAAATGGTGCCGATGTAACAAGCGAAGGAACAACAATCTTATTAGATGAAGCTGTTACAAAGGGAACAAATCAAGATGCAGTAAGAGTAAATCTTCCTGATAAAAAAACGATTGTAAACACGCCAGCTAGTGGGCAGTTTGAGTATTTTAGTGGTAGTGGTGATGAGCTGGATCATTCGATGACCACTTCTGTTGATTTAACGAGTGCGACAAGTGCTGAACTTACATTTAAAGCGTGGTATGACATTGAGGCAGATTGGGATTATGCATCTGTTCAAGTAAAAGAGGCAGGTGCTAGTGAATGGACGGCTATTTCTGGAAACATCACAACGACTGAAAATCCAAATGAACAAAATCCAGGGCATGGGATTACAGGGAATTCGAATGGGTGGGTTGATGCTAACTTTGATCTTTCCGCATATAAAGGGAAAACTATTGAAGTGAAATTTAACTATTGGACAGACGTAGCGGTGGCGATGCCTGGCTTCTATGTTGATGATATTGTGATAAAGGCTGATGGTAATACGCTAGTAAATGATAATGCTGAAGGAGATTCTGCCTTTACATTTGCAGGCTTTAAGAAGGATGAAGGAACCTTCTCTTCTGAAAACTACTATTTATTAGAATGGAGATCACATAATGATGTGGATGCAGGCTTAGCACATATCCGCCGTGGTGCTAGCCTAATGAGCTTTGATCCAGGCTTAGTCGTTTGGTATGTCGACAATTCCTATGATAATAACTGGACAGGTATTCATCCAGGAGAGGGTTTTCTAGGTCTTGTTGATGCTGATCAGCATACGAACTATTGGAGTGACGGTACAGTTGCTTCGGCTCGTTACCAATTAAATGATGCGGCATTTAGCCTTGATAAATCTAGTAAAATGTTCTTAGATTACTCAAGCATCAATGGCTTAACATTAAAGGATAACTTTACCCAGCGCAATCCGTTATTTGATGATAGTGCCGACTACAGCAACAAAGGACTTGTCGATGC
- a CDS encoding response regulator transcription factor: protein MNILYIEDDKEIGQWVQNDLTSKGFDVTWLTSGINLPASFDKFDLVILDVMLPGLDGFSLGRRIKKGNPELPIIMLSARSSLEDKLEGLEFADDYVTKPFHPEELAKRVEILLRRFDRSSPAKKQLKHLEIDLASNIIINTTSGEEILLTGKQHQIFTYFMRHLNQILTKEQLYEGVWEEPYIEGDKTLMVHIRFLREKLEINPSQPEIIETIRGIGYRVKS from the coding sequence ATGAACATCCTATACATAGAAGACGACAAAGAAATCGGCCAATGGGTTCAAAATGACTTAACTTCAAAAGGATTCGATGTTACCTGGCTAACCTCTGGTATCAATTTGCCAGCAAGCTTTGATAAATTTGATCTTGTTATTTTAGATGTGATGCTTCCTGGGTTAGATGGGTTTTCACTTGGGAGAAGAATTAAAAAAGGAAACCCTGAGCTCCCAATTATTATGCTATCAGCAAGGTCATCGCTTGAGGATAAATTAGAAGGACTCGAATTTGCGGATGATTATGTTACAAAGCCGTTTCATCCAGAGGAGCTTGCGAAACGGGTTGAAATTTTATTGCGTAGGTTTGATCGCAGCTCACCAGCCAAAAAACAGCTAAAGCATTTAGAGATCGATCTAGCAAGCAATATCATTATCAATACAACTAGCGGAGAAGAGATCCTCTTAACTGGCAAACAGCATCAAATTTTCACATATTTTATGAGACATCTTAATCAAATTTTAACAAAGGAACAGCTCTATGAAGGTGTCTGGGAGGAACCCTATATCGAAGGTGATAAGACCTTAATGGTTCATATTCGGTTTTTAAGAGAAAAGCTAGAAATAAATCCATCACAGCCAGAAATTATTGAAACAATTCGCGGAATCGGTTATCGGGTGAAATCATGA
- a CDS encoding HAMP domain-containing sensor histidine kinase, translating into MKWVKSLQVKYLMIIFIAVLIIPFSVPFVSMLVFVPQIAMDDQKSTFEGFSQLEELWHEEAKQLADQSDTIISQHLQELHKKYPESQMFWVDRSGKTRETYNYEGELPDKWTPSYTIQFMKQHFDADPFTVVAFLGGDSTNGFMVIQVDRTLLEPPIQRLSDHYSYLYMIIVIFILFLFIFLSWLFFKGIHKRLLRLTNAMQDRSELGIPHTVVISKIDEIGELEKSFNQMITELEHSRKREQEAETLRKDLIANLSHDLRTPLTTIRAQLSIVNEEVKSIKGNEALKSVDQKIDYLSALIDNLFSYTLLSAGKYPYHPEQTDLNRLIRKIAAQWYPVLEQQQFAIDINTHQEPIYWTIDPQWMERLIENLLQNIIRHAAEGRYVGITLSKQGNGGQLLIQDKGNGFKEKSEKQGAGIGLTIVDLMVKEMGLTWSIETSEEGTVVKIVCP; encoded by the coding sequence ATGAAATGGGTGAAATCCTTACAGGTTAAATATTTAATGATCATTTTCATCGCAGTTTTGATTATTCCATTTTCAGTTCCATTTGTTTCAATGCTTGTATTTGTCCCACAAATTGCAATGGATGATCAAAAGAGCACCTTCGAAGGCTTTAGCCAGCTAGAAGAATTGTGGCATGAGGAAGCGAAACAACTAGCTGATCAATCTGACACAATCATTAGCCAACACCTTCAAGAACTACACAAAAAGTATCCTGAATCGCAAATGTTCTGGGTCGACCGCTCAGGAAAAACGCGTGAAACATATAATTACGAGGGTGAGCTTCCTGACAAATGGACACCCTCTTACACGATTCAATTTATGAAGCAGCATTTTGACGCAGATCCGTTTACTGTTGTCGCATTTCTCGGCGGTGATTCTACCAATGGGTTTATGGTCATCCAAGTTGACCGCACCCTACTAGAACCGCCAATTCAAAGGTTAAGTGATCATTATAGCTATCTTTATATGATCATTGTCATTTTCATCCTCTTTTTATTTATTTTCCTATCCTGGCTGTTTTTTAAAGGCATCCATAAACGATTACTCCGTTTAACAAATGCTATGCAGGATAGAAGTGAACTTGGCATCCCCCATACAGTTGTCATCTCAAAGATCGATGAAATTGGGGAGCTTGAAAAAAGCTTTAATCAAATGATTACCGAATTAGAACACAGTCGTAAACGGGAACAAGAGGCAGAAACACTTAGAAAGGACCTGATCGCAAATTTATCCCACGATCTCCGCACACCGCTGACAACGATTCGTGCGCAGCTTTCGATTGTGAATGAAGAGGTAAAGTCAATCAAGGGTAATGAAGCTCTTAAATCAGTTGACCAGAAAATCGATTATCTTAGTGCTCTGATTGATAACTTGTTCTCATACACACTTTTATCAGCAGGGAAGTATCCGTATCATCCAGAACAAACGGACCTTAACCGATTAATCCGAAAAATAGCTGCACAATGGTATCCAGTTTTGGAACAGCAACAATTTGCAATTGACATCAACACACATCAAGAGCCAATCTATTGGACAATTGATCCACAGTGGATGGAACGATTAATCGAAAATCTCCTGCAAAATATCATTCGTCATGCAGCTGAAGGAAGGTATGTCGGCATTACCTTAAGCAAACAAGGGAATGGCGGGCAGCTCCTTATTCAGGACAAGGGAAATGGATTTAAGGAAAAAAGTGAGAAACAAGGTGCAGGGATTGGCCTTACAATTGTTGATCTTATGGTGAAAGAAATGGGATTGACGTGGTCGATTGAGACGAGTGAGGAAGGTACTGTTGTTAAGATTGTTTGCCCGTAG
- a CDS encoding CBO0543 family protein yields MLNEEKYIDLIKKQYENVDKANTEIFNLWYENSFLGWEWWVNLLLTFLPWIIWLKLRPKDSADRLLYIGFLVMIITCGLDFIGIALGLWVYIHKLVPIIPTFAPYDFSILPVIVMLLLQYKPHVSPYIKAFLFAIIGSFIGEPFFKWIDFYEEIKWNSFFSFPIYFLIFLIAYYVSKRNGFSPFNNTKGK; encoded by the coding sequence ATGTTGAACGAGGAAAAATATATAGATTTAATAAAGAAACAATATGAAAACGTCGACAAGGCAAATACTGAAATTTTCAATTTATGGTATGAGAATAGTTTCTTAGGATGGGAATGGTGGGTAAATCTCTTATTAACCTTTTTACCTTGGATAATATGGTTAAAACTTCGACCAAAAGATAGTGCAGATAGGTTACTATATATCGGATTTTTAGTAATGATTATTACTTGCGGTCTTGATTTTATTGGGATTGCATTAGGTTTGTGGGTTTATATACATAAACTTGTACCAATCATACCAACATTTGCACCGTATGATTTTTCTATTTTACCAGTTATTGTAATGTTGCTACTCCAATATAAACCACACGTTTCACCATATATTAAAGCCTTTCTTTTTGCTATTATAGGTTCATTTATTGGCGAACCATTTTTTAAATGGATTGATTTCTATGAAGAAATAAAATGGAATTCTTTTTTCTCATTTCCAATCTATTTTCTGATTTTTCTTATTGCATATTATGTGAGTAAAAGAAATGGCTTTTCTCCTTTTAATAATACTAAAGGAAAATGA
- a CDS encoding MarR family winged helix-turn-helix transcriptional regulator: MKNSDHIVDSWVNYAKFFSRLQSSIDYTLQQQYQLSLNEFYFLYYLSKADSKTLRLTQLQPKVGLSLSAISRLVTRMESYQNNQIVKKSTYLEDKRSSTVMLTNEGEELLALVEVTLNDKLRGFLTDSDLEHILKIANE; encoded by the coding sequence TTGAAGAATTCTGATCATATAGTTGATTCATGGGTTAATTATGCCAAGTTTTTTTCTAGATTACAAAGTAGTATTGATTATACGTTACAACAGCAATACCAATTAAGTTTAAACGAATTTTATTTTCTGTACTACCTTTCCAAAGCAGATAGTAAGACACTAAGATTGACTCAACTTCAACCTAAAGTTGGTCTTAGTCTTAGTGCAATATCTAGGCTGGTAACACGCATGGAAAGTTATCAAAATAACCAAATTGTAAAGAAATCCACATATTTAGAAGATAAACGGAGTAGCACTGTTATGCTAACAAATGAAGGAGAGGAATTGCTTGCTTTAGTTGAGGTGACGTTAAACGATAAATTACGCGGATTTTTAACAGATAGTGACTTAGAACACATACTTAAAATTGCAAATGAATAA
- a CDS encoding NADH:flavin oxidoreductase/NADH oxidase, translating into MATLPTPFTIKGLELKNRIVMAPMCQYSVDKQDGTPNNWHFVHYVSRAVGGTGLIIVEMTSVDPEGRITNGDLGLWSDEQIPAYKRIVNEVHKYGAKIGIQIAHAGRKAEDANQPVGPSEIAVEPLPEESKNGELKPPRALTTEEVKKTVVQFKEAARRAVEAGFDTIELHGAHGYLMHQFLSPAINNRTDEYGQDLSRFGVEVVQAVRSIMPKDMPLIMRMSAIEYIDGGYKIEHAIEMAKEFKKAGVDMFHISSGGEGPPGELKPANHPGYQVPFARAFKEALNIPVIAVGNLSDAQVAEATLANGDADLVAVARGMLNDPYWGLHAIKVVARTVTPPVQYERAIR; encoded by the coding sequence ATGGCAACTTTACCAACTCCTTTTACCATAAAAGGGTTAGAACTTAAAAACAGAATCGTGATGGCACCTATGTGTCAATATTCAGTAGATAAACAGGATGGTACGCCAAACAACTGGCACTTTGTTCATTATGTTTCAAGAGCAGTAGGTGGAACAGGACTTATCATCGTTGAAATGACAAGTGTTGATCCTGAGGGTCGTATTACAAATGGAGATTTAGGGTTGTGGTCAGACGAACAAATTCCTGCTTATAAAAGAATTGTCAATGAAGTTCATAAATATGGAGCAAAAATTGGTATTCAAATTGCACATGCTGGTCGAAAAGCTGAAGATGCAAATCAACCAGTAGGTCCCTCAGAGATCGCAGTGGAACCTTTACCAGAGGAAAGCAAAAATGGAGAGTTAAAACCTCCAAGAGCTTTGACAACAGAAGAAGTAAAAAAAACAGTAGTTCAATTTAAGGAAGCTGCACGTCGAGCTGTTGAAGCTGGCTTTGACACAATTGAACTTCACGGTGCACATGGCTATTTAATGCATCAATTTCTATCACCAGCTATTAACAATCGCACTGATGAGTATGGTCAAGACCTATCTAGATTTGGAGTGGAAGTTGTTCAAGCTGTGCGCAGTATTATGCCAAAGGACATGCCCCTTATTATGAGAATGTCAGCTATTGAATATATAGATGGCGGTTATAAGATTGAACATGCTATTGAAATGGCTAAAGAATTTAAAAAAGCCGGTGTCGATATGTTCCATATTTCAAGTGGTGGAGAAGGACCTCCAGGCGAATTAAAGCCAGCAAATCATCCGGGTTATCAAGTACCTTTTGCACGTGCATTCAAAGAAGCATTAAATATTCCTGTTATTGCAGTAGGTAACTTAAGTGACGCACAGGTAGCAGAAGCTACACTTGCAAATGGAGATGCAGATCTTGTAGCTGTAGCTAGAGGAATGTTAAATGACCCATATTGGGGTTTGCATGCTATAAAAGTAGTAGCTAGAACAGTAACACCTCCTGTACAGTACGAGAGAGCAATTCGATAA
- a CDS encoding VOC family protein yields the protein MTNITRGIDHIGVTVPDIEEATVFFKKAFDAKIAYDNKKLEDEPLAGPDVEKTLGIKKGTRVVHMRILSFENSASIELFKFVDTDQRQPSIASDYGVQHFGFYVDDIKEAANRFVEAGGELLNDPGELLGDVEDGTGHFVYGRAPWGMLIELISYIPNGLVYPEESEAKRFTP from the coding sequence ATGACAAACATTACACGAGGCATTGACCATATTGGAGTAACAGTACCCGATATCGAAGAAGCTACAGTTTTCTTTAAAAAAGCTTTTGACGCTAAAATTGCTTATGATAATAAAAAATTAGAAGATGAACCTTTAGCCGGACCCGATGTAGAAAAAACATTAGGCATCAAAAAAGGAACAAGGGTTGTCCATATGCGTATACTTTCGTTCGAAAATAGTGCTAGTATTGAACTATTTAAATTCGTAGATACTGATCAACGACAACCGTCTATTGCTTCTGATTACGGTGTTCAACATTTTGGCTTCTATGTGGATGACATAAAAGAAGCTGCTAATCGTTTCGTTGAAGCAGGCGGAGAACTATTAAATGATCCTGGCGAATTGTTAGGAGATGTTGAAGATGGAACAGGACATTTTGTATATGGTCGTGCACCTTGGGGAATGTTAATCGAACTTATTAGCTATATACCAAATGGGTTAGTTTACCCAGAAGAGAGTGAAGCAAAACGTTTCACACCTTAA
- a CDS encoding DUF418 domain-containing protein — protein MFVIILAPYAGGLGGEISQLESDLIAVFVWVLSVFVANYMHQRSIRGPFETILRKKSTI, from the coding sequence ATGTTTGTTATCATTTTAGCTCCTTATGCTGGTGGTCTTGGTGGGGAAATTAGTCAATTAGAGAGTGACTTGATTGCCGTATTCGTTTGGGTTCTTTCCGTATTTGTTGCTAATTATATGCATCAAAGATCTATAAGAGGACCTTTTGAGACCATCTTAAGAAAGAAATCGACAATTTAA
- a CDS encoding efflux RND transporter periplasmic adaptor subunit: MKKWIIISLTAVSLGFIALNGYLIVKKDSKVQHTVYVEDWARVAKDDVVETFDTEGVMMPQEEYKIYFHEADKEFQRFLVKEGDVVTAGTPLFEYITPELDKLRETLEAEKLQAEGEITGIDDYISTLLDYQASIPDPSSEVQEVAALGLEEGLKIEVDKHASSEMIISAIDQEIYKQELEKSKLEEEVYKYDSQLSTIDEQSGTAMIVSETDGIVKEVNEKLGNPVITIVSDVLSVEGLLTESQLKKAETGMKFSADINGEKKKLEGTLAKINPYPAKEPEVNKDNHYQFEGNLTEQSETLAIGSNATVSFVTAEAIGVLTVPEKAIQKGKKSYVYQLNGNGLITKKTVQTGLGFNGIKEITNGVEVKEIMMVSPEKVPKNNAHFVTEMKPTRIKKAAFKEFSTRDKWEAFLIGLIEK; the protein is encoded by the coding sequence ATGAAAAAGTGGATTATCATTTCGTTAACAGCTGTTTCATTAGGGTTTATTGCCTTAAACGGGTATTTAATTGTAAAAAAGGATAGCAAGGTTCAGCATACCGTTTACGTTGAAGATTGGGCACGTGTTGCAAAAGACGATGTTGTCGAAACATTTGATACAGAGGGCGTTATGATGCCTCAAGAAGAGTATAAAATTTACTTTCATGAAGCAGATAAAGAATTTCAACGTTTCCTTGTCAAAGAAGGAGATGTAGTAACGGCAGGAACACCATTATTTGAGTATATCACTCCTGAACTCGATAAGCTGAGGGAAACACTTGAAGCTGAAAAGCTGCAGGCTGAGGGAGAAATAACAGGTATTGACGATTACATTAGCACATTACTAGATTATCAAGCTAGCATCCCTGATCCTTCCTCTGAAGTACAAGAGGTTGCTGCACTTGGACTTGAAGAAGGCTTAAAAATTGAGGTTGATAAACATGCATCCTCCGAGATGATTATTAGTGCAATTGATCAAGAAATCTATAAACAAGAGCTCGAAAAAAGTAAGCTTGAAGAAGAAGTGTACAAGTATGATAGTCAATTAAGCACGATCGATGAACAAAGCGGCACAGCGATGATCGTAAGTGAAACAGATGGGATTGTCAAAGAAGTTAATGAAAAGCTCGGTAACCCAGTCATAACCATTGTTTCCGATGTCCTTTCTGTAGAAGGATTGCTTACAGAATCCCAATTAAAAAAAGCTGAAACGGGCATGAAGTTTTCCGCTGATATTAATGGAGAGAAAAAGAAGCTTGAAGGAACACTTGCGAAAATCAATCCTTATCCAGCAAAAGAGCCAGAGGTCAATAAAGACAATCACTACCAATTTGAAGGGAATCTTACCGAACAATCTGAAACACTCGCCATAGGCTCAAATGCAACTGTTTCATTTGTGACAGCGGAGGCAATCGGTGTCTTAACAGTTCCTGAAAAGGCGATTCAGAAAGGCAAGAAATCTTATGTCTATCAATTAAATGGAAATGGTCTCATCACAAAAAAAACGGTACAAACTGGGTTAGGCTTTAATGGAATCAAAGAAATTACCAATGGTGTTGAAGTGAAAGAAATCATGATGGTTTCTCCAGAAAAGGTGCCAAAAAACAATGCTCATTTTGTTACAGAAATGAAGCCTACAAGAATAAAAAAGGCAGCTTTTAAAGAGTTCTCAACGCGTGATAAGTGGGAAGCATTTTTAATTGGGTTGATTGAGAAATAA